Proteins from one Streptomyces genisteinicus genomic window:
- a CDS encoding stealth family protein, with the protein MRNPEAPRLLGVYRRAVPESVRRAIVSQVDADMRRRLKMRIAGGTAVAERIRAGRVARRYEALASGPDRAVVSIGQEPKVALVDEGMTPLRARRENLASVLDALEAAGVEHFCVRGRSDTASAVAVRTEDRAAVLKALAGACSDKPGYATVVRGNGAVTQASLPGYEASTWRRLRDAEVVRVTWYRTDLTRQLKLGTQYGCDVEFWYEEEGELTAPRPGKLAERLPLTGDTVRVPESYFTSLAPRESADAAQVPTRPELAVVHTDEVAFPVDVVYTWVDGADPAWLRRRAEFSGEGYHAEAANAARYLSRDELRYSLRSLHMYAPWVRNIYLVTDDQTPSWLNTEVPGLKVVSHRDVFRSPAGLPTFNSHAIESQLHHIDGLSEHFLYFNDDVMLGSEVTPGDFFLSNGLTKFFPSPALVPLGEKTAGDPPVAAAGKNNRRLIEERYGKVLVQKMKHMPHPLRRSVLTEIETEFEFEYRTTEGSRFRSIDDISIASSLHHYYAFHTQRALPSALPYTYLDLTHPWTEARLGRLLANRDKTVFCVNDTVSTEQDVTTQKDLITPFLEAYFPVRSPYEK; encoded by the coding sequence GTGCGAAATCCCGAGGCACCCCGGCTGCTTGGGGTCTACCGCCGAGCCGTCCCGGAGAGTGTGAGGCGGGCGATCGTTTCGCAGGTCGACGCCGACATGCGCCGCCGGCTGAAGATGCGCATCGCGGGCGGCACCGCCGTCGCCGAGCGCATCCGCGCGGGCCGGGTCGCCCGGCGCTACGAGGCCCTGGCCTCGGGGCCCGACCGGGCCGTCGTCTCCATCGGCCAGGAGCCCAAGGTCGCTCTCGTCGACGAGGGCATGACGCCGCTGCGCGCCCGCCGGGAGAACCTCGCCTCGGTGCTGGACGCCCTGGAGGCCGCCGGCGTCGAGCACTTCTGCGTCCGCGGCCGCTCGGACACCGCGTCCGCCGTCGCCGTCCGGACCGAGGACCGCGCGGCCGTGCTGAAGGCGCTCGCCGGCGCCTGCTCCGACAAGCCGGGCTACGCCACGGTCGTCCGCGGCAACGGGGCCGTGACGCAGGCGTCGCTGCCCGGCTACGAGGCGTCGACCTGGCGCCGGCTGCGGGACGCGGAGGTCGTGCGGGTCACCTGGTACCGCACGGATCTCACGCGCCAGCTCAAGCTCGGCACGCAGTACGGCTGCGACGTCGAGTTCTGGTACGAGGAGGAGGGCGAACTCACCGCGCCCCGCCCGGGGAAGCTCGCGGAGAGGCTGCCGCTCACGGGCGACACCGTCCGGGTGCCGGAGTCGTACTTCACCAGCCTCGCGCCCCGGGAGTCCGCCGACGCGGCCCAGGTGCCGACCCGGCCCGAACTGGCCGTGGTCCACACGGACGAGGTCGCCTTCCCTGTCGACGTCGTCTACACCTGGGTCGACGGCGCCGACCCCGCCTGGCTCCGGCGGCGTGCCGAGTTCTCCGGCGAGGGCTACCACGCGGAGGCCGCCAACGCCGCCCGGTACCTGAGCCGCGACGAACTCCGCTACTCGCTGCGCTCGCTCCACATGTACGCGCCCTGGGTGCGGAACATCTACCTGGTGACGGACGACCAGACCCCCTCCTGGCTGAACACCGAGGTCCCCGGCCTGAAGGTGGTCTCCCACCGGGACGTCTTCCGGTCCCCGGCCGGGCTGCCGACGTTCAACTCGCACGCCATCGAGAGCCAGTTGCACCACATCGACGGCCTCTCGGAGCACTTCCTCTACTTCAACGACGACGTGATGCTCGGCAGCGAGGTGACGCCCGGGGACTTCTTCCTGTCGAACGGCCTCACCAAGTTCTTCCCCTCGCCGGCCCTGGTGCCGCTGGGCGAGAAGACCGCTGGCGACCCGCCGGTCGCGGCGGCCGGCAAGAACAACCGCCGGCTGATCGAGGAGCGCTACGGCAAGGTGCTCGTGCAGAAGATGAAGCACATGCCGCACCCGCTGCGGCGCAGCGTGCTCACCGAGATCGAGACCGAGTTCGAGTTCGAGTACCGCACGACCGAGGGCAGCCGGTTCCGGAGCATCGACGACATCTCGATCGCCTCGTCGCTGCACCACTACTACGCGTTCCACACCCAGCGCGCCCTGCCGTCCGCGCTGCCCTACACCTACCTCGACCTGACCCACCCGTGGACGGAGGCCCGGCTCGGCCGGCTGCTGGCCAACCGGGACAAGACGGTGTTCTGCGTCAACGACACGGTCTCCACCGAGCAGGACGTGACGACCCAGAAGGACCTGATCACGCCGTTCCTGGAGGCGTACTTCCCGGTGCGCAGCCCGTACGAGAAGTAG
- the obgE gene encoding GTPase ObgE codes for MTTFVDRVELHVAAGNGGHGCASVHREKFKPLGGPDGGNGGRGGDVVLVVDQSVTTLLDYHHSPHRKATNGKPGEGGNRSGKDGQDLVLPVPDGTVVLDKQGNVLADLVGQGTTYVAADGGRGGLGNAALASARRKAPGFALLGEPGRAGDVVLELKTVADVALVGYPSAGKSSLISVLSAAKPKIADYPFTTLVPNLGVVTAGSTVFTIADVPGLIPGASQGRGLGLEFLRHVERCSVLVHVLDTATLESDRDPLSDLDVIEEELRQYGGLDDRPRIVVLNKIDIPDGQDLADMIRPDLEQRGYRVLEVSAVAHKGLKELSFALAEIVSEARAAKPVEEATRIVIRPKAVDDAGFTVTAEEEDLYRVRGEKPERWVRQTDFNNDEAVGYLADRLNRLGVEDALMKAGARAGDGVAIGPEDNAVVFDWEPTVMAGAEMLGRRGEDHRLEAPRPAAQRRRDREAERDEAQREFEGFDPF; via the coding sequence ATGACCACCTTCGTGGACCGCGTCGAGCTGCATGTCGCCGCGGGTAACGGAGGCCACGGCTGTGCCTCCGTGCACCGGGAGAAGTTCAAGCCGCTCGGCGGCCCGGACGGCGGCAACGGCGGGCGCGGCGGGGACGTCGTCCTGGTCGTCGACCAGTCCGTGACGACGCTGCTCGACTACCACCACAGCCCGCACCGCAAGGCCACCAACGGCAAGCCCGGCGAGGGCGGCAACCGCTCCGGCAAGGACGGCCAGGACCTGGTGCTGCCCGTGCCGGACGGCACCGTCGTCCTCGACAAGCAGGGCAACGTCCTCGCCGACCTGGTCGGACAGGGCACCACCTACGTCGCCGCCGACGGCGGCCGCGGCGGCCTCGGCAACGCGGCGCTCGCCTCCGCCCGCCGCAAGGCCCCCGGCTTCGCGCTGCTCGGCGAGCCCGGCCGGGCCGGCGACGTCGTGCTGGAGCTGAAGACCGTCGCCGACGTCGCGCTCGTCGGATACCCGAGCGCGGGCAAGTCGTCGCTGATCTCGGTGCTCAGCGCGGCCAAGCCGAAGATCGCCGACTACCCCTTCACCACGCTCGTGCCCAACCTGGGTGTGGTGACCGCCGGTTCGACCGTCTTCACGATCGCCGACGTCCCCGGCCTCATCCCGGGGGCCAGCCAGGGCCGCGGTCTGGGCCTGGAGTTCCTGCGCCACGTCGAGCGCTGCTCGGTGCTGGTGCACGTGCTGGACACGGCCACCCTGGAGTCGGACCGCGACCCCCTCTCCGACCTGGACGTCATCGAGGAGGAGCTGCGGCAGTACGGCGGCCTCGACGACCGCCCGCGCATCGTCGTCCTCAACAAGATCGACATCCCGGACGGCCAGGACCTCGCCGACATGATCCGGCCGGACCTGGAGCAGCGCGGCTACCGCGTCCTCGAGGTGTCCGCCGTGGCCCACAAGGGCCTGAAGGAGCTGTCGTTCGCGCTCGCCGAGATCGTCTCCGAGGCGCGTGCGGCGAAGCCGGTGGAGGAGGCCACCCGGATCGTGATCCGCCCCAAGGCGGTCGACGACGCCGGCTTCACGGTCACCGCGGAGGAGGAGGACCTGTACCGGGTGCGCGGCGAGAAGCCGGAGCGCTGGGTGCGGCAGACCGACTTCAACAACGACGAGGCCGTCGGCTACCTGGCCGACCGCCTCAACCGCCTCGGTGTCGAGGACGCCCTGATGAAGGCCGGCGCCCGGGCCGGTGACGGCGTCGCGATCGGCCCCGAGGACAACGCGGTCGTCTTCGACTGGGAGCCGACGGTGATGGCCGGTGCGGAGATGCTCGGCCGCCGCGGCGAGGACCACCGTCTGGAGGCCCCGCGTCCGGCGGCCCAGCGCCGCCGCGACCGCGAGGCGGAGCGCGACGAGGCGCAGCGCGAGTTCGAGGGCTTCGACCCCTTCTGA
- the rpmA gene encoding 50S ribosomal protein L27 has protein sequence MAHKKGASSTRNGRDSNAQRLGVKRFGGQVVSAGEILVRQRGTHFHPGAGVGRGGDDTLFALLPGAVEFGSHRGRKVVNIVPVA, from the coding sequence ATGGCACACAAGAAGGGCGCATCGTCCACCCGGAACGGTCGCGACTCCAACGCTCAGCGGCTCGGCGTGAAGCGCTTCGGCGGTCAGGTCGTCAGCGCCGGTGAGATCCTTGTCCGTCAGCGCGGCACCCACTTCCACCCCGGTGCGGGCGTGGGCCGCGGCGGCGACGACACCCTGTTCGCTCTGCTGCCCGGTGCGGTGGAGTTCGGCAGCCACCGTGGTCGCAAGGTCGTGAACATCGTTCCGGTCGCCTGA
- the rplU gene encoding 50S ribosomal protein L21 gives MYAIVRSGGRQHKVAVGDIVEVDKISTAQVGDTVELSTLLVVDGDAVTSDPWVLAGIKVTAEVVDHHKGAKIDILRYKNKTGYRRRQGHRQQYTAIKVTGIPAAAK, from the coding sequence GTGTACGCCATCGTGCGCAGCGGTGGTCGCCAGCACAAGGTTGCTGTCGGCGACATCGTTGAGGTTGACAAGATTTCCACTGCCCAGGTTGGCGACACGGTCGAGCTCTCGACCCTGCTCGTTGTCGACGGCGACGCCGTGACCAGCGACCCGTGGGTGCTGGCCGGTATCAAGGTCACCGCCGAGGTCGTGGACCACCACAAGGGTGCGAAGATCGACATCCTTCGCTACAAGAACAAGACCGGCTACCGCCGCCGCCAGGGTCACCGCCAGCAGTACACGGCGATCAAGGTCACCGGCATCCCCGCGGCTGCGAAGTAA
- a CDS encoding Rne/Rng family ribonuclease, translating into MLEQPNESGSAGNAQNEDHTSPSDTLPPRRRRRAASRPAGPPETGGDSGTQTAAASPSAAADGTADAPVEEAPAPRTRRRATRKTAAPEPVAAEESQPAAAEPAEEAPAPRTRRRATRKTAAPEPVAAEESQPAAAEPAEEAPAPRTRRRATRKTAAPEPVVVEDVAVDEEPEEEVAEAAAPVEEAPAPRRARRRASAPAGAPKAPETAPEPVVVEDVAVDEEPEEEVAEAAAPVEEAPAPRRARRRASAPAGAPKAAEAARDAEVTEPAEAAAEPAAPAEEAPAPRTRRRATRKATAPAGAPKAAEAGETPAEGESLPEGVAEQIAAEETEVAAAEKAATRGRAGRRAAAPAEFTSQADERPARGRRAARPAVPTFQAPVFAEPMFQTPETAAAAAAAAASAPAEVRQDEDAAAAAEEPAGRRRRRRRGEPAAAAEAVETPAEPVTAAAEEEDGTEPEQAEDGQSEESDDYEDRPSRRRRRGGRRRRRGEAADEGEGQDESSEEPEAADEEQGEADEDDEESGADTPSAAGTSSSRRRRRRRRRSGDAAAEGETGTDDPERTVVKVREPRKKEEPSDEVQSIKGSTRLEAKKQRRREGREQGRRRVPIITEAEFLARREAVERVMVVRQSGERTQIGVLEDDVLVEHYVNKEQSTSYVGNVYLGKVQNVLPSMEAAFVDIGKGRNAVLYAGEVNFDALGMSGGPRRIEAALKSGQSVLVQVTKDPIGHKGARLTSQVSLPGRYLVYVPEGSMTGISRKLPDTERARLKTILKKIVPEDAGVIVRTAAEGASEDELRRDVERLQSQWEDIRKKAKSGNAPTLLYGEPDMTVRVVRDIFNEDFSKVVVSGDEAWETIHGYVSHVAPDLADRLQRWTSETDVFAVHRIDEQLMKALDRKVWLPSGGSLVIDKTEAMIVVDVNTGKFTGQGGNLEETVTRNNLEAAEEIVRQLRLRDLGGIVVVDFIDMVLESNRDLVMRRLLECLGRDRTKHQVAEVTSLGLVQMTRKRVGQGLLESFSETCVHCNGRGVIVHMEQPSASGGGGGGKRSKKRGRGGSGADHGHDHDLGHEHDHEHGQAAGQAEHETESEAEVAAEAAAPAALAEPAFAPDEELYSSAAEAEAAATRGRGRRRATRKVSAPAGAPKAAEPVAAEPAEAPAAEPVAEASTAVAEQPPAGRTRRRATRAASAPAGAPAASEPAEAVVVEAAPAAAPQPEAEPEQAAEPVAEAPAAAPPRARRRVTRKVSAPAGSPAGADEAAVLVVPSTKADEPVAQADDAEQDAGAPAPAAKKAARKTAKKATAKKAAVKKTAAKKTTAKKTTAKKVSKKTVAAEQAAPAGVSASTSQE; encoded by the coding sequence ATGCTCGAACAGCCGAATGAGTCCGGCTCTGCCGGTAACGCGCAGAACGAAGATCACACCAGCCCGAGCGACACGCTGCCGCCGCGCCGCCGGCGCCGCGCCGCGTCGCGTCCGGCCGGTCCTCCGGAGACCGGTGGTGACTCCGGCACGCAGACCGCGGCCGCATCCCCGTCCGCCGCGGCGGACGGGACGGCCGACGCGCCCGTGGAGGAGGCGCCCGCGCCGCGTACGCGCCGCCGGGCCACCCGCAAGACGGCCGCGCCGGAGCCGGTGGCGGCGGAGGAGTCGCAGCCCGCGGCCGCTGAGCCGGCCGAGGAGGCGCCCGCGCCGCGTACGCGCCGCCGGGCCACCCGCAAGACGGCCGCGCCGGAGCCGGTGGCGGCAGAGGAGTCGCAGCCCGCGGCCGCTGAGCCGGCCGAGGAGGCGCCCGCGCCGCGTACCCGTCGCCGGGCCACCCGCAAGACGGCCGCGCCCGAGCCGGTCGTCGTCGAGGACGTCGCGGTGGACGAGGAGCCGGAGGAGGAGGTGGCCGAGGCCGCCGCTCCGGTCGAGGAGGCGCCCGCGCCCCGTCGTGCCCGCCGTCGTGCGTCGGCCCCCGCCGGTGCGCCCAAGGCCCCGGAGACCGCGCCCGAGCCGGTCGTCGTCGAGGACGTCGCGGTGGACGAGGAGCCGGAGGAGGAGGTGGCCGAGGCCGCCGCTCCGGTCGAGGAGGCGCCCGCGCCCCGTCGTGCCCGCCGTCGTGCGTCGGCCCCCGCCGGTGCGCCCAAGGCCGCCGAGGCGGCACGGGACGCCGAGGTGACGGAGCCCGCCGAGGCCGCCGCCGAGCCTGCCGCTCCGGCCGAGGAGGCGCCCGCGCCGCGTACGCGCCGCCGGGCCACCCGCAAGGCCACCGCCCCCGCCGGTGCGCCCAAGGCCGCCGAGGCCGGGGAGACCCCCGCGGAGGGCGAGAGCCTGCCGGAGGGTGTCGCCGAGCAGATCGCCGCGGAGGAGACCGAGGTCGCCGCCGCCGAGAAGGCCGCCACCCGTGGCCGCGCCGGGCGGCGTGCCGCCGCCCCCGCCGAGTTCACCTCGCAGGCCGACGAGCGCCCGGCCAGGGGCCGTCGCGCCGCACGGCCCGCCGTGCCGACGTTCCAGGCGCCCGTCTTCGCCGAGCCGATGTTCCAGACGCCCGAGACGGCCGCCGCCGCTGCCGCCGCCGCGGCGAGCGCCCCGGCCGAGGTCCGGCAGGACGAGGACGCCGCGGCCGCCGCCGAGGAGCCCGCGGGCCGTCGCCGCCGTCGCCGCCGCGGTGAGCCCGCGGCCGCCGCCGAGGCCGTCGAGACGCCCGCCGAGCCGGTGACCGCCGCCGCCGAGGAGGAGGACGGGACCGAGCCCGAGCAGGCCGAGGACGGGCAGTCCGAGGAGTCGGACGACTACGAGGACCGTCCTTCGCGCCGTCGTCGCCGCGGAGGCCGCCGCCGTCGCCGGGGCGAGGCCGCGGACGAGGGCGAGGGGCAGGACGAGTCGTCCGAGGAGCCGGAGGCCGCCGACGAGGAGCAGGGCGAGGCCGACGAGGACGACGAGGAGTCCGGCGCGGACACCCCGTCCGCGGCCGGCACGTCCAGCAGCCGCCGTCGCCGTCGCCGTCGCCGTCGCAGCGGTGACGCCGCCGCCGAGGGCGAGACGGGCACGGACGACCCGGAGCGCACGGTCGTCAAGGTCCGCGAGCCCCGCAAGAAGGAGGAGCCGAGCGACGAGGTCCAGTCCATCAAGGGCTCGACCCGTCTGGAGGCGAAGAAGCAGCGCCGCCGCGAGGGCCGCGAGCAGGGCCGCCGCCGGGTGCCGATCATCACCGAGGCGGAGTTCCTGGCCCGCCGCGAGGCCGTCGAGCGGGTGATGGTCGTCCGCCAGAGCGGCGAGCGCACCCAGATCGGTGTCCTCGAGGACGACGTGCTCGTCGAGCACTACGTCAACAAGGAGCAGTCCACCAGCTACGTCGGCAACGTCTACCTGGGCAAGGTCCAGAACGTGCTGCCGTCGATGGAGGCCGCGTTCGTCGACATCGGCAAGGGCCGCAACGCGGTCCTGTACGCCGGTGAGGTCAACTTCGACGCCCTCGGCATGTCCGGCGGTCCGCGCCGCATCGAGGCCGCGCTCAAGTCCGGCCAGTCGGTCCTCGTCCAGGTGACGAAGGACCCGATCGGCCACAAGGGCGCCCGTCTCACCAGCCAGGTCTCGCTGCCCGGCCGCTACCTGGTCTACGTGCCCGAGGGCTCGATGACCGGCATCAGCCGCAAGCTGCCCGACACCGAGCGGGCGCGTCTGAAGACGATCCTCAAGAAGATCGTCCCCGAGGACGCGGGCGTCATCGTGCGCACCGCCGCCGAGGGCGCGAGCGAGGACGAGCTGCGCCGTGACGTCGAGCGGCTCCAGTCGCAGTGGGAGGACATCAGGAAGAAGGCGAAGAGCGGCAACGCCCCGACGCTGCTCTACGGCGAGCCGGACATGACGGTCCGGGTCGTGCGCGACATCTTCAACGAGGACTTCTCCAAGGTCGTCGTCAGCGGTGACGAGGCGTGGGAGACCATCCACGGCTACGTCTCGCACGTGGCTCCCGACCTCGCCGACCGCCTGCAGCGGTGGACCAGCGAGACCGACGTGTTCGCGGTGCACCGGATCGACGAGCAGCTGATGAAGGCGCTGGACCGCAAGGTCTGGCTGCCGAGCGGCGGGTCGCTGGTGATCGACAAGACCGAGGCGATGATCGTCGTCGACGTCAACACCGGCAAGTTCACCGGCCAGGGCGGCAACCTGGAGGAGACCGTCACCAGGAACAACCTGGAGGCGGCCGAGGAGATCGTGCGTCAGCTGCGGCTGCGCGACCTCGGCGGCATCGTCGTCGTCGACTTCATCGACATGGTGCTGGAGTCCAACCGGGACCTCGTCATGCGGCGCCTGCTGGAGTGCCTGGGCCGGGACCGGACCAAGCACCAGGTCGCCGAGGTGACCTCGCTGGGCCTGGTGCAGATGACCCGCAAGCGGGTCGGCCAGGGCCTGCTGGAGTCGTTCTCCGAGACCTGCGTCCACTGCAACGGCCGCGGTGTGATCGTGCACATGGAGCAGCCGTCCGCCTCCGGTGGCGGGGGCGGCGGCAAGCGCTCCAAGAAGCGCGGTCGCGGCGGTTCCGGTGCGGACCACGGTCACGACCACGACCTCGGGCACGAGCACGACCACGAGCACGGTCAGGCCGCCGGGCAGGCGGAGCACGAGACGGAGTCCGAGGCGGAGGTCGCCGCCGAGGCGGCGGCTCCGGCGGCGCTCGCCGAGCCCGCGTTCGCACCGGACGAGGAGCTCTACAGCAGTGCCGCCGAGGCCGAGGCCGCCGCGACGCGCGGACGGGGGCGCCGCCGGGCGACCCGCAAGGTCAGCGCTCCGGCGGGTGCGCCGAAGGCCGCCGAGCCCGTGGCGGCGGAGCCGGCCGAGGCGCCTGCCGCCGAACCCGTCGCCGAGGCGTCCACCGCCGTGGCGGAGCAGCCTCCGGCGGGCCGCACCCGTCGCCGTGCGACCCGTGCGGCGTCCGCGCCGGCCGGGGCTCCGGCGGCGTCGGAGCCGGCCGAGGCGGTCGTGGTGGAGGCGGCTCCGGCCGCCGCGCCGCAGCCCGAGGCCGAGCCGGAGCAGGCTGCCGAGCCGGTCGCCGAGGCGCCGGCCGCGGCCCCGCCGCGTGCCCGCCGCCGGGTGACCCGCAAGGTCAGCGCCCCGGCCGGTTCGCCCGCGGGTGCCGACGAGGCCGCCGTGCTGGTGGTCCCGTCGACGAAGGCCGACGAGCCGGTGGCGCAGGCGGACGACGCGGAGCAGGATGCCGGGGCTCCGGCTCCGGCGGCCAAGAAGGCGGCCCGCAAGACCGCCAAGAAGGCCACCGCGAAGAAGGCGGCGGTCAAGAAGACCGCCGCGAAGAAGACGACCGCCAAGAAGACGACCGCGAAGAAGGTCTCGAAGAAGACCGTGGCCGCCGAGCAGGCGGCGCCCGCGGGGGTCTCCGCGAGCACGTCGCAGGAGTAG
- a CDS encoding TIGR03936 family radical SAM-associated protein, producing the protein MQRIRLRYTKRGRLRFTSHRDFQRAFERALRRAEVPMAYSAGFTPHPKVSYANAAPTGTGSEAEYLEIALTAHRDPVRLRELLDESLPAGLDITDAVEARTPGLADRLTASVWELRLEGVEPEAAEKAVAAFLAAPSVEVQRKTKNGMRTFDARGAVAALEAACTQPDRPGDGPCAILRLVVRHVTPAVRPDDVLSGLRAVADLAPPVPAAVTRLAQGLFDEESGTVTDPLAPDREAVPAASPTAAGTASATAPEGPAA; encoded by the coding sequence GTGCAGCGCATCCGACTGCGCTACACCAAGCGCGGCCGCCTCCGGTTCACCAGCCACCGTGACTTCCAGCGAGCCTTCGAGCGGGCGCTGCGGCGTGCCGAGGTGCCCATGGCGTACTCGGCGGGTTTCACCCCGCACCCGAAGGTGTCGTACGCCAATGCCGCACCCACCGGCACGGGCAGCGAGGCCGAGTACCTGGAGATCGCCCTCACCGCGCACCGCGACCCGGTCAGGCTGCGTGAGCTGCTGGACGAGTCGCTGCCGGCCGGCCTGGACATCACCGACGCCGTGGAGGCCCGTACCCCGGGCCTCGCGGACCGGCTCACCGCTTCCGTCTGGGAGCTGCGGCTGGAGGGCGTCGAGCCGGAGGCGGCGGAGAAGGCCGTCGCCGCGTTCCTCGCCGCCCCGTCCGTGGAGGTCCAGCGGAAGACCAAGAACGGGATGCGTACCTTCGACGCGCGAGGGGCTGTAGCGGCTCTCGAGGCGGCTTGTACACAGCCTGATAGGCCGGGGGACGGGCCCTGTGCGATACTGCGGCTGGTTGTTCGGCACGTGACACCTGCCGTGCGACCCGACGACGTCCTGTCCGGTCTCCGAGCTGTGGCCGACCTGGCGCCGCCGGTCCCCGCAGCGGTGACCAGGCTGGCGCAGGGGCTCTTCGACGAGGAGTCCGGCACGGTGACCGACCCGCTCGCGCCCGACCGCGAGGCTGTCCCGGCCGCTTCACCCACGGCCGCCGGAACCGCCTCTGCGACGGCGCCGGAAGGTCCCGCCGCGTAG
- a CDS encoding TIGR03960 family B12-binding radical SAM protein has translation MSAESVFPQLEALLPHVQKPIQYVGGELNSTVKPWESCDVRWALMYPDAYEVGLPNQGVMILYEVLNEREGVLAERTYSVWPDLEELMREHRVPQFTVDSHRPVGAFDVFGLSFSTELGYTNMLTALDLAGIPLDSADRGIDDPIVLAGGHAAFNPEPIAEFIDAAIIGDGEQAVLDMTGIIRAWKAEGRPGGRDEVLFRLARTGSVYVPRFYDVEYLPDGRIGRVVPNRSGVPWRVSKHTVMDLDEWPYPKQPLVPLAETVHERMSVEIFRGCTRGCRFCQAGMITRPVRERSITGIGEMVDKGLKATGFEEVGLLSLSSADHSEIGDIAKGLADRYTEDKIGLSLPSTRVDAFNVDLANELTRNGRRSGLTFAPEGGSERMRKVINKMVSEEDLIRTVATAYGNGWRQVKLYFMCGLPTETDEDVLQIADMAMNVIQKGREVSGSNDIRCTVSIGGFVPKPHTPFQWAPQLSAEQTDARLEKLRDRIRGDKKYGRSIGFRYHDGKPGIVEGLLSRGDRRVGAVIRAVYEDGGRFDGWREHFSYDRWMACAEKALPEFGVDLDWYTTRERTYEEVLPWDHLDSGLDKDWLWEDWQDALDETEVEDCRWTPCFDCGVCPQMDTHIQVGPTGKKLLPLTVVK, from the coding sequence ATGTCTGCCGAGTCGGTCTTCCCACAGCTCGAAGCTCTGCTCCCGCACGTGCAGAAGCCCATCCAGTACGTCGGCGGTGAACTGAACTCCACCGTCAAGCCGTGGGAGTCCTGCGACGTCCGCTGGGCGCTCATGTACCCCGACGCGTACGAGGTCGGGCTGCCCAACCAGGGCGTCATGATCCTCTACGAGGTACTGAACGAGCGCGAGGGCGTCCTCGCCGAACGCACCTACAGCGTGTGGCCGGACCTCGAGGAGCTGATGCGCGAGCACCGGGTGCCGCAGTTCACGGTCGACTCCCACCGGCCCGTCGGCGCCTTCGACGTCTTCGGCCTGAGCTTCTCCACCGAGCTCGGCTACACCAACATGCTCACCGCGCTGGACCTCGCGGGCATCCCGCTGGACTCCGCGGACCGCGGCATCGACGACCCCATCGTGCTGGCCGGCGGCCACGCCGCCTTCAACCCGGAGCCCATCGCCGAGTTCATCGACGCGGCGATCATCGGCGACGGCGAGCAGGCCGTGCTCGACATGACCGGGATCATCCGCGCCTGGAAGGCCGAGGGCCGCCCCGGCGGCCGCGACGAGGTCCTCTTCCGGCTCGCCAGGACCGGCTCCGTCTACGTCCCGCGGTTCTACGACGTCGAGTACCTGCCGGACGGCCGCATCGGCCGCGTCGTCCCCAACCGCTCCGGCGTGCCGTGGCGCGTGTCCAAGCACACCGTCATGGACCTCGACGAGTGGCCCTACCCGAAGCAGCCGCTCGTCCCGCTCGCCGAGACCGTCCACGAGCGGATGTCCGTCGAGATCTTCCGCGGCTGCACCCGGGGCTGCCGCTTCTGCCAGGCCGGCATGATCACGCGCCCCGTGCGGGAGCGAAGCATCACCGGCATCGGCGAGATGGTGGACAAGGGCCTGAAGGCGACCGGTTTCGAGGAGGTCGGCCTGCTGTCGCTCTCCAGCGCCGACCACAGCGAGATCGGCGACATCGCCAAGGGCCTCGCCGACCGGTACACCGAGGACAAGATCGGCCTGTCGCTGCCCTCGACCCGGGTGGACGCCTTCAACGTCGACCTCGCCAACGAGCTGACCCGCAACGGCCGCCGCTCCGGCCTCACCTTCGCCCCCGAGGGCGGCTCCGAGCGGATGCGCAAGGTCATCAACAAGATGGTCTCGGAGGAGGACCTCATCCGGACCGTCGCCACCGCCTACGGCAACGGCTGGCGCCAGGTGAAGCTGTACTTCATGTGCGGCCTGCCGACGGAGACCGACGAGGACGTCCTCCAGATCGCCGACATGGCGATGAACGTCATCCAGAAGGGCCGCGAGGTCTCCGGCTCCAACGACATCCGCTGCACCGTCTCCATCGGCGGCTTCGTGCCCAAGCCGCACACTCCCTTCCAGTGGGCCCCGCAGCTCTCGGCGGAGCAGACGGACGCCCGGCTGGAGAAGCTCCGCGACCGCATCCGCGGCGACAAGAAGTACGGACGCTCCATCGGCTTCCGCTACCACGACGGCAAGCCCGGCATCGTCGAGGGCCTCCTCTCGCGCGGCGACCGCCGCGTGGGCGCCGTGATCCGCGCCGTCTACGAGGACGGCGGCCGGTTCGACGGCTGGCGCGAGCACTTCAGCTACGACCGCTGGATGGCCTGCGCGGAGAAGGCCCTCCCGGAGTTCGGCGTGGACCTCGACTGGTACACGACCCGGGAGCGCACCTACGAGGAGGTCCTGCCCTGGGACCACCTGGACTCCGGCCTCGACAAGGACTGGCTCTGGGAGGACTGGCAGGACGCCCTCGACGAGACCGAGGTCGAGGACTGCCGCTGGACGCCGTGCTTCGACTGCGGCGTCTGTCCTCAGATGGACACTCATATCCAGGTCGGCCCGACCGGCAAGAAGCTGCTGCCGCTGACGGTCGTGAAGTAG